Sequence from the Prunus persica cultivar Lovell chromosome G5, Prunus_persica_NCBIv2, whole genome shotgun sequence genome:
GTCAAAAAAACGCATACTCGAATCCCAATGACCatcttgacccaaaaaaaaaaaaaaaaaagattcccAATGAATGACCATGGCTCCCACTCTGCCATTTCCTgttgtttttctctttggcAAAAGCACACTTTTTTACCATTGCCAATATCCCATTCACCATGTTTACTGAATTACCACCAATTACTGGTTGGGTTACTTTGATGTTTCCACACTTTCAAACTAGAAAAGGTGAATTAAACAGTAGTGGTTCTTCACAATCAAACTCTTTCATTTCACTCATCCCTATGATTATATTAAGCTAGAGGCTCCACAGGCACAGTTAAGATCCTTTACTTGATGATTGGGACCTGGGAGTTGGGGCCCATAACCCCCAATTTCAGCCTTAAATGCCCCAAATAATTGGCCAACTCTGTTCTATTTAGTCCAACTGCAAGACTAGGAATTTAGGATCTACCTTTACTTAAACTCTaattaatctctctctctctcaacattAAGCAAAcccaataaagaaaaaaaaagaaagcaaaagcaaaaagcTCCTCCCTTCCACTGCTCCCACCCTCCCTCCCTTTTCTTCAAGGCTCCTACAGCCTCTCCACAGTGTACACCACTGCCAACCCCAATTATCTCTACCTACTCCAACTCATCAAATCAACTTCAGCTTTCTGCTTGCTAGCCAATCAAGCTTTCagctttatgaatttatgacTAGCTAACACCAcataaagaaacccaaaactcctaccaaaaacaaaaacccagatGCATAATGACAGCTGAAGAGAGATTAATTGTTAAAAATCAATTCTTTTTTACACTTCCATTGATCAAATGGGTTAACAAATTGGGCACCCAAGTTACCAATTTTggcaaaaactaaaaaagctACACTCTTTTTCACTCatcagaagaaagaaaagccaAAACTAACAAGCTAACAATGAAAACCCAACACAGACCCATCATTCACAGAAATCACAACTCTACACCCAGATTTAGCTTCCACATGGTGAGTGAAGAAGTGCATGACCCGAATCCGACCCGCCATCTGCAACCTCGACTCAATCTCCATCGTGGGTCCGCCGGCGCCACTCAACCCACTGTACCCGTCCCCGAACGTGGGCCCCAACGGGTTCTGGACCAACCCGACAGCCCGATTAGGATCGTTAACCGGGAACGACTGAACTGCAAAAGTGGCGGCCATGAACTGGGTCTGACCCGCTTCGATCTTGCCGGCGGGTATGAACATGAACCCGACTTGGTTTCCGGAGTAAAGAAGCTGAAGGCTACTGTCGAAGTGGCTGAAAGCTGCCCTGTTCGGGTTCCGAACGCCGACGTATTGGGCAAAGGTGAAGTTGACGGTTGAGTTTTGGATGGAGAAGGAGGGGAGCTGGACGGCGCTGACGGAGATTTTGGGGTCTTTGGGCTTGAAGACGGTGAAGTAGACTATGAGGATGACGATGACGACGAAAATTAGGAAAATTGTGGCGACGATGCAGGAGGCGAGGTTTGTGCGACCAGAAGGTGGAGGTTTGGGCCTCTGAGTCCGAGGCTTGCTCATGGctaattaattttgagtttaacAGAGAAAGATTGAAATTACGAGAAGCGGTGAAGCAGTGTGGATCTGTGTGACTGAGATTGAgacagaggagagagagacggAATGAGTGTttatagagagagaggataTAGGGGTTGTGTTTGtatgtgggttttgagtgtaTATATTGAATGGTAAGTGGTTAGGGGTCCTGGTGAGTTTGAGACAAAAgtgtgaaaaataaactttttcatttctctgaTTTTCCGGGTTTGAATTTGGAGGGTAATTTTTCTCTGACTTACTAAATTATTGGACAAATTTTAAATCACAAGTTAGAATTAACATAATCGATGGttcagaatttttaaatttgataaaatctATATAAATAACTATTCTAATCACTTGAGTTGTAAGTCTCTTCTTATAATGATATAATTAACCAACAACGAATATGTATCCTCGCATTATGTTAATAAAGATAACTACAATTagttttgaccagaaactatAATTATATCAAATTGAAACACTATATGCTACAAAATCAAAGAATAATTATGAATGTAACCCCACACAAACTTGATAAATGTCATCAACCTAATCTTTTGTTTCCTTGCACACCATTAAATTTATGATACAAAATGAGGATTAAAAGTCAATTGAACTAGTGAGGAAAAAGCAAGCACTAGACGCAggtttttctgtttggtttaGTTTGAAAATGTTCTCTATTCTTGGGTGATGAAGAGTGGGGCTTTTGCTGTCTGTATGTCTGTCTTGCTGGGGCATGGACTTTGGTCCACGGGTGGATGCGAGTATGCAATCCAAGCCGTTGAAGGTTTCAAGAATTAAAGGTTGGGTGGGCCCAAGAAAGACA
This genomic interval carries:
- the LOC18776184 gene encoding uncharacterized protein LOC18776184, giving the protein MSKPRTQRPKPPPSGRTNLASCIVATIFLIFVVIVILIVYFTVFKPKDPKISVSAVQLPSFSIQNSTVNFTFAQYVGVRNPNRAAFSHFDSSLQLLYSGNQVGFMFIPAGKIEAGQTQFMAATFAVQSFPVNDPNRAVGLVQNPLGPTFGDGYSGLSGAGGPTMEIESRLQMAGRIRVMHFFTHHVEAKSGCRVVISVNDGSVLGFHC